The Bacillales bacterium genome segment GCTTATTTTCTTTATTTTTGCATCCTCGGCAGCATGGTCCTTATCTTATACGGTCTTTCTGTCAACGTCTGGCTCATGCCGAACACCCCTACCTGGATTTTGCTAGTGGCGATGGCGCTGCTCGGCTCTTATTTAGGAAAGGAGAACCTGCGCATTTATGCACGGGTTTACACTTTTTTATCCGTCATTTTGGCTCTCTTGCTCGCTTTTCTTATTTACGCGATCAAAGACATCCATCCGTTGTACGTATTGCCGGTCGGAAGCTCAGGCATCGGCAATATCATGCTTGGAGTTGTTAAGTCCTTTCTTTCGCTCACCGGCTTTGAATTGATTTTGTTGATCTACCCCTTTGTGCAAGGAAATGCCGGACAAAAATTAAAAACCGCCTCCTTGGCTAACCTGTTTGTGATTGTTTATTACGTCGTTGCGACGCTCGTTTGCTTCATGTTCTTTTCGCCTTCTCAAATTTCGGTGTTACCCGAACCGGTTTTGTACATGATCAAAGCGTTTAATTTTACCGTATTGGAACGGGTCGACTTATTGTTCGTCTCTTTATGGACGGGCGTCGTCCTTACATCATTCACCAGTTATTTGTTTATGGCTTCCGAAGGACTAAGAACGTTGGCACCTCCGTTAAATAAAG includes the following:
- a CDS encoding GerAB/ArcD/ProY family transporter, with protein sequence MNRPYKITRRQMFMLLIQTQIGVSVLSLPYDVFRAASRDGWISVILAGIASQLIIIILWLISKRFPNAQWYEILQKTCGKWVGRLFSAAYFLYFCILGSMVLILYGLSVNVWLMPNTPTWILLVAMALLGSYLGKENLRIYARVYTFLSVILALLLAFLIYAIKDIHPLYVLPVGSSGIGNIMLGVVKSFLSLTGFELILLIYPFVQGNAGQKLKTASLANLFVIVYYVVATLVCFMFFSPSQISVLPEPVLYMIKAFNFTVLERVDLLFVSLWTGVVLTSFTSYLFMASEGLRTLAPPLNKANAVRITVAVCYVLAILPGQNVVLIQHLNTMLAPVTAMFLIGIPTVVLGWAMMFRKKEGISS